tctgtgtgtgtgtgtattaatatgTCCATGGACACTACATTGACTCTGCTTTAGTGTATGAAAAGCGCTCTATGAATAAATTACCTGTGGCAGGTGAACCTGGAGGGCCAGGGTGTCCTTGAGTTCCCTGCGGTCCTGCAGGTCCCATAGGACCAACACTGCCAGTGTCTCCTTTCATTCCCTGAAACACAATCAATACACAAGCTGGTCACATTTGAAAACAGAGAATAAAATCatgtacaaaacaaaacctttctGTGCTCCGGCGTCTTATTGTACACCAAGAATTGAagcacaaataaaagtaaatctCCTTCTACTGTTTCACTTCTAAAAGAAAGTCACATGCCCACAAACACTTCACCTGTTTGCCTCTTTTCCCTGGTCGACCTGTGGGTCCTCTGTTTCCTGAGATTCCAGGTTCTCCCTTTGGACCCAGTTCACCCTGCACGACAAGTCACATCACAAGTCAACATCTGGTTTGgtcagatcttttttttttttttttttttttaagctgtaaTTCTGGTTGAGATAATTAAATTATGCTTTGTTGAGTGTGTTGCTCACTTTCTGTCCAAGCATTCCTGGGAAACCCATGGCACCCTGTGGATACAGAGGAAAGAATGATTGTAACAGacttttacagtgtatatatatgctacatatactgtatatatacatatatatatttatacacacacatatatacatacatatatatatatatatatatatatatatacatacatatatatatatatatatacagtacatacatatatatatacatagtgtACACCTGTGATTTACCACAATACCACTGATACTCTGCCCACCTTGTCGCCTTTCACTCCACTGTCACCACGATCACCTCGGGAGCCCTGAATACACACAATGTACAATTTACACATTACGCTACAATAGCAACATGGTAATAATTGTAAATCAGAGAATATATTCTGCattcatttccattcattttcttttgctttattgtttttggaGTGCTGGAAAAGAAAACGCGGGGAGAACATGGAAAACTCCTCACAGAAAGGCACACGGTCAAACTGGGATCCAAACTGGTGACTTTCTTAGCCACTTTACCAACATGTGGAAAATATTCTGTTAGTACCATCTAACAACAATGGTAGAAGTAAATCATGTAATATCCAGGTAATAGCTTGGTATTGAGAATGACTGTCATATACCTACAAATGAAAAATTGATAATAATATtagaatatatataataatatatcattATATAGTATTCCACACATAAGTATTTCCCATTGTTATTATCAAGCTATTTGGTGCATACTATAGAAATCAGATGGTATTACCATAAAATTACATCCCAATAACAAAACTATTGccaaattattaaaatattgcCTTTCCAAtctacactttaaaaaaaaatcaaacttaaTCCATAAAAACATTCAGTGTGTATGTACAGAATTATATGTCATTATATGGTCGCTTACCTTTTCCCCTTTATACCCTGGTAAACCCTGGAGTAAAGGTGCAACAAATAATTAATGAGTAACCaggatgaaaatgaagaaatgatgaaAGCATCCTCTTCATAGTGTCACTGTGTTAGATTGAATGTACAGTAGTTCATACCCTTGGCCCAATTGGTCCTCTGGCTCCAGGCAAACCCATCAGCCCTGAGTCGCCTTTCTCACCCTGACACAGAGAGAACCAGGTCTAAGATAAATGTGAACTGGCAACTTTTGCAGGGCACATGtcccataaaaaaaagaatcaataaataataatattaaataaaaatatatatacgtacatacatatatatgtgtgtgtatatatatgtatatatatatatatatatatatatatatatatacatatatacacacatacatacacatacatatatatgtatatgtatatatatatacatatacatatatacatatatacatacatacatatatatatatatatatatatatatatataaatatatatatatatgtgtatataaaacaTGATAAGTGCAGACTAGGTTATTTTGCACCACTGTAGTCAAGCGACAGTATTACTAAGGATGGAGAGTATATATAGAGAGCGAGTCAACTGTAAACTTTATAAACTCATACAGTAACTAGGAGGTCCAGCTAACTTGGAATTGAAATGTAAGCATGGtgatgtgatgtcatgtttgttttcagtgtgtggaAATAACTGCAGCGGCAATCCAATTCTTCCGAGGGGACAAATAAAGTATCCGTCTAACAAGGGTGCAAGTTACATAACAGTGTATTTACATAACCATGTAGCCGTGGTACAAATGGGCACACAGACCTAATCTGTACTACCTTTAATTTGCACTCACTGGGTTGAAGTCACGTCATTCATCATCTTTGTGAGGAGGTCTGACTTACTCACTTTGGGCCCACTTGGTCCCGGCCATCCAGCTGGTCCCTGTTTCCCAGGAAGTCCTTGAGGACCTGTCCGACCCTGACAGCACACATCAACTTTAACAtcggagacacagacacactgtcgCGCATGAAAGGCTAATGAAACAACTGTTAGGAATAGTCACGTAAAACCTGTTTGCTTtgaaggtaaaaataaaaagaaagtgcAAGATTAACTGTGTAAGCCGACAGCCTGCTGGCTATAGTATTTATCAGACGCTGCTGTACAtgtagggggggggggaaatgactTTAACGAGCCCTGTCACTTTGCTCTCTTTAATTAAATGATGGGCTGTATATAGAACAGGAGTCGGGAGAACAGGAGAATAAAATGATTTATGACCTGGCTGAAGCACTAAGCTaaattgcactgcagtgctgCAAAGCTCTTCTGTCAGGCCACCAGCCAGTGAAGCTCTCCCACCGGGCCACTTTCACTGCTCAACCACAGCgactgaccactgagcaggTCACTTCTCCTCTGCCTGATGTGGTCACACTCTGGTTGTAAAGCTGCTTTCTAACAGGAAGGGAGGGTGATCTGACAGGGAGGCGTGGAGCTGGGTGTCTTTGAGGGGTCGATGGGGAGGCGATATATTCCCTGATGCGAGAGGACACCAACAGTAGGTCAGCGCCCTCTGCTACCAAAACAGCGCGTCTCAGCAGCTCTGTTTCCCCTCGCATCCTGTCAAAGTGTCTGTTCTGTCTCCTGTCAAGGTTGTGCTTTGCCCACAGTGTGCTGATGCACACAAGCAGGCACAGGCAGGGCCCTGAGTTGCAGCTACCAAGAAAGCAGAGGCACTGTATCTCATTTTTGAGTAAATCCACTTAGCGGAGGACACGGCTTGATTAATGGAGACTCTCACCTTTTGCCCAGGTCGTCCGATTTCTCCCTGACAACAGGATGTAGAGGAGGGAACAAGGACAGCGGCCATTTAATGCACTTCCAGTCATTTGCAACAAGTCAATTCGATTTAAGCTTACAAATGAATGAGTAGCAGTAAAATGTATAACGACCAGAGTAAATGATATGATGGGGAAGTAAACTGCTTACCTTTTCTCCCTTAGGTCCTCCTATCCCAGGTAATCCAGGAGGACCCTGACGAGCATGAAACAAAATTATCAGCACATGATCATAAATCATAGAGATAGCCATCTAAAGTAGTTTTATTATCCACAATATCCCACCACAAAGTCATGTCTGCTTCTGTAGACCCACAGCGGCAGTTTCAATTAGCTAAAGGCTGAGTGGCCACTATTGATTTAAAAACGGCCTTATGGGTCTCTCTTGATATAGTGAAAcactgctgcagagcagctcgTGCAGCCCGAGAGGCCCAACACACAGCACAAGCTTCAACAGTCATTTTGTAAATCTGCTTTTCACTAATGAAATGCTCAGTCCAGAGAGGAGGACGTTTTGTACGAAATGTCTCTGTCTTTCACCACcagagaacacaaacacaccgacACACGCTTGTGTCGGTAATCCCTGGAATTTACGCGACACAGCGCGCCTTTCCAGGCAGATGGACGGATTCTGAGAATGATGTGTGGTGCACTGGCAAGCAGTGGAAAAAGGCTATTTGTGTCGGAGCTAAATGTGGAGCGTTAATGGGGCTGCTGTGTTTCATGGGCCAGAGAAATCCCCCCATCCCAAGCTCCACAGGAACCCTCAAGTCGGAGAGGAGATACCGGATAATAATACATAGTAAAACCTTAAATGTGTGCACACCCCAAACATGAACGTCTGGGGTTCAGCCAAACTGACTGAGAATCCTAGTCGAgtagaattgtgtgtgtgtgtgtctgtgtgtgaggtgtAATGGAATtgttaaatgatgaaataaaggtCCTAGACCTACAGTGCATGATGAATGCTCAGAAAAAAGATGTTTGCATCCTACCTGAGGTCCAGGAAGACCAGCAGGTCCGGCGGGGCCTTGGACACAGGGAGAACCTTTGTTCTCATTGCCCCGCTTAGATTCAGCACCATCATTTGGATTGCTGTCATtctgtgaaataaaacagtACACAAATGAGACTTCTTTAAAGCTTTGACAAATTCTTATTAGACATTAGAGTAAACAAATACAACTTCACCCAAGGACACATTAAGAGTCAGATATTCCACAATAGAAAGTCACATGACTTTGACTCACATGAGTGTGACGGCACCAAAGTGAAGGGGGTGGAGGAAAGAGTGGGGGAGGAGGTGGGCTCAGTAAACAGCATGGGTTGAATCTCTTCTGCTGCTCCTGGGACCTGAGAGCTGTTGTAAGGTGTGCATGCAGTCAGTGGCTACAGGCGCGCATGTCAACTGTCACAACTGTATCACTCAATGTGGATCCTGACCTCTGCAAAACCAAACAAGAAGAGACATGCACATGCAGGGACAACTGTGCTTCATACACGGGGGGGACATGTTGCATTTTGACTCTACAGTACATGTTGTGAACATAATGGGAGTAAAACTGGTGGAGGCTACAACATGCAGGGGCAGTGTAAGTGACAGGCAAACAGGTGTAAACTATCAAATCATGACAGCCTTTCAGCAGCGTCCCTAAGGTTGGACACAGATATGAAGCGCCTGTGGTTCTCACTGAAGGACTCGAGCTGGCCTCGCTATTTATAGAGGCAACGCCAGTCAACCTCATGCACGattggaaaatgaaaacaagtgtATTTTACCAGCACAACAAGCTCAAATGGATCTCAAAGTCAGGCACTCGGAGCCCATGTTTCTACAGCTCAGGTATCTCaaaacatgcatgcatatgACTGTatgtacaacacacacgcactcactcacgcacacacgcaggAGGACTATTTTCTTACCTGCTGGGACTGAAATAAAGCTGTCCACAAACGAGGACTGAGCCAGGCCATAACAAAACCACAGTGGCAAATACAATCCAAGTGTTAGAAGAGTCATGCTGCTCCAGATAGTTGCCAGACTTTATTTCTGAGCCACAGCAGCCCTCACACGctgcctttctctctccctctctcctcactGTCCTCTCCCCTCAGCTCCCCTCCCTCTGTGCTcactcttctctgtctcctttaTGTCCTCAGAAGAGGGAACGCTGACCAATGCCCATTAAATCTTTCCTCCGCATCAGTGTGCGCTAAAATTATAGGACAGAGCCCGCCAGCTGCTTCGAGTGCTGGTATTTGATCTGTACAACTGCAGTGGTGGCTTTTGTTATTTGTCCTTATCATAATGGGCTTTTTCTTTGCCAGAGATTGAAAAATGATTCTGAATGGAGCTGTGTAAGCACATTTGAGCATTGTATCTGTCCTCCGTCTGTTTGCATAGTTATgtgcacttttctttctttacgcAGTACTCTGCGTATTATGACATCAGTTAAATGCAGGGCAAATCTGTTGTATTAAAAATTGCCTTTTTCCATGTAGGCTAAGCTATTAAAATATTGGAAATACAGACAGTTCTTAAGCACTGCAACTGTATGACTATCTATTTTTGCACAGATGCCCACAAACAACCAACTATTTAAAAAGGCACAGGCTAAACAAGTGAGAAAATACTGCAACTGgatataaacaaatacacagcTATATAATAAATGTGAGCTGACTATGCACTCACTTATTTTTGCCAAGATTTTACTGCACACTGCATCAGTCACTGCTGTAACTGGATTCCAGCGCCAAGTGGACCATTATGTGACATCTTTATATTACCAGCGTTTGCAATGGACCCTTTTGGATGTTATACATCATTGCTATGCAGGCGTTAGAGCTAAAATATTTTGctgattaattgatttgtttttgaatcATCAAAGCATGACAATAATCTGTCATTGGAGCTTCTTGGCAATAAGGATTTGTCTTCATTGGCACAGTTAACTGAATATTTGGGGGCTTTGAATGGTTAatccagcaaaaaaaataatttcaaattGTCACATTGGGCTTTAGTAAGTAAAAACTAACTAAAGTTATTTATTGTCACAGCAACACAGGTGAAAAAACAAATCCTGATTACATTTGAAATCAATAAAGGTCCATGTGTACTGtgtaaaaactatttatttaggTATTAACTCATTTTAACATTATTCAGTGTCATCagaatcaataaaaataatctgttaTTCCATAGAAACAATCACAAAAACCATGTTTTCCCAGTTTGAGATATCACCGCTGTTTTGTGTTCTGAAGGAAGCAGGAGGTCGATCACTCTTCAAGTCTATAGGTTTGCGCGTGTGAGCCACGGAAACTCctgcaaacacagacaacacGACAAATATTAGACCTTCATATGATAGAAACATTTTCTAAAGAGGGGCTTTTGTGGGTAAGACACACGCTGGCCTCCATTTGAGCTTAAAACTGAGAAATCTAGCTGTGCAGGAACAAATCATTTGTCTTTGACAAGATGAAAAGCAGTCGTCAGACAAACAATGATGACCTCACAGTCTTTTTCCTGGCCAACCATGGAGTGCATCGCCATGGCTACAGTCCTCAGCACAACCTTCAAACATGTCTGCATAGGGTTGCGTAGATACAttcaacataaacacagagggCCATGCTTTCTAATTACGGGGACCTTGAAATAGAAGGGTCATGTCAGTGTGCGGTGGCAGGATTGAGAGTGGAATACCACCATTCTATGATGCACCTTGAGTATCTGGATTAAGTCTTATATATAGAACAAGCAGTATGCCTGTACTGTCAGTGTCACTCAAGTCATTGTTCACATTCTGTCTCATttacttaaccctttaacaccaagtgtATCGCAGACGACCCGTTACCGCTGTTACGCGGCggtccagcggtttctgaaagctgcaTGTAGGTAATgtcacaaacaaatgttattttaaacatgttttatactgttcaaatttcaaatttaacacgcacaatctggtgttcatgtacaactacagtgttgtttctaaataaaaccttttgtttttcttcattttaaattgttaatatactattttaacatgcagttaattgtaaataactgacagatattgaaagttattctgaaaaatagaagttttctggcccttttatggttaaaataagcaaaaataaataaataaaaaattgcagacagacattttgtggcttaggtgttaaagggttgaaAGTTAAGTGAAACAAATCCTTGAACTGAATGTCAGCCTATCAAGTCTGTAAGAGCATTGGGGTGCAATGGAAAGATATGGCAGGAGATAATATTTAAGGTCACAGTAGTTATGACCAATGCAAAGTTCCTGACCCTACTCTAGGTCAGTGAGTaggtatgtaaaaaaaaaacattgtacatACTGGTAAAACATTTGAGGAGGCTATACCTTCAAATTTAGCACATAAAAGATGAAGAGAGTCAGAAACAATAGTCCTAGCCTTTAACATAAGTTTTTCCAGTTACTGACCCGTGATTTGATGATATCTGGGTATTCCTGACAGACAGACCTCTTTAATATCTCTTTAATATGATTAATGTCACTTGCCCACTTAAGCTCCCAGCTGCCTTGTTTTGGAGGCAACAGCCATGTTGATGGAAGCCAACAGTAGTTTCAAGCAGCATCAATGACATTcttaaccaccagggggcataCTATTCCCACAGGATAGACACTAGTGCAGCTGGAGCTGAGGTCATTTAGCTGTGAATCAAACCTCACaggaggtttattttatttattttttaacttttgacCTGTTCGACTCAGGATGGACTGAGATGACTCAGCACGTTTGAATCAGAAACAGGTTTATTGCCACGTATGCTTGAATCGATACAGGGAACCCGTTTCAGGAAGTtctttgctccaacacacctgattcaaataaataggtcgttatcaggcttgtGCAGAGCTTGATAACgagctgatcatttgaatcaggtgtgttaatAAAGCAGGGCAACGTGTCAAACATGCAGGGcggtgggtccccaggaccaggctTGAGAAACACTGCCACTGAGGCCACGTTTACctgctgttttctgtcagagGAAGGGTCAATCAGCACGTTGAGTAGACTCGGCCGCTCCCAGTCATTCAGACTGACGTGCAAGGCACTGCGCAGCTCCTGCACCGTCCTCACCAGGAAGCCTCGACCCCCAAACGCTGTCATGATCTCATCATAACGTGCCTCAGGTAAGAGGGTCACAGGAGGGGCTCTGCGACCAATTTACAAAGGATGCCGTTATTACATCACAGCTGATTAAATGTCGTAACATCTGTGTCGTTAAAGTGCTGTGCTATACTTGGCTCACATAGAGGTCAGATCTCCCATTTTTGCCATTTCTTTCCATGTTTCAGGATCCACTCCGCTGTATATGCCATTATTATTAACCACAATAATAACCACGGGTAGGTTATacctgttttaaaaaaaaaaagagattttatgTTGTTCTGTAATAGTGGGTGGAACCAAATAAACTGCATAGAAAAGGAGGAAACAAACCAACCTGCACATGGTTTCAACCTCCATGCCAGAAAATCCAAAAGCGCTGTCTCCTTCCACACAGACAATCCTTGTGCCTTTTTTCTCGCTCCTCTCCAAAGCAGCTGCGGCTATCGCAAATCCAAGGCCCACTCCCATTGTTCCAAAGGTGCCAGCATCCAACCTACACATCGATAGGATTAGCACACATactttttgcacagtactgtgcaatATCTACCTCTAGAGcagccattcccaaacttaAGAAAGCCGGGGACCACTTTGAAATCTAAAAACTTTAAATCAAGACTCTGATCAACACATGAGACTAGGATCAATAATTCCTATATTCCCAAATGCGTAATTATCCAAATTAAGATTAACAAATTAACATTGAGTGCAAATACTGAAATGTTGagtatttattaaaatatttcataCATATTTGACAGCAATTCAAAGCTCAATTATAtaactgaaaattaaaaaaacaaatgtattcatttatattcaatGACCTTTCACAACCCACCTGCAGTACCGTCACAGTCCACAGGGGGGCTGCGACCCACACTTGCTGCTCTAGAGTTTTCAAACTATGACAGACCAATATCAATAGCACTGGCATGTGAAGCAGTGTGGAATCATGGGAACTGTTGACAGCACTGTGGATTAATAATAGTACAGAGTATTTTCTTCCTCGTGCTGATGTTTCATCAGAGGTTAATAACCCCATCAGTTAAAGTGGTCATATACGGTAGTTTACAAATGTGGCTGTGCATTTACTATGTGCTTGACAGAGGTGACCAGAGGGCATGAAGAGTACATACTCAGGAAGAACAGAGACATTTGTTCTTGTTCTCGAGGATCAGAAGAACAGAGTTAGTTCTGGCCAGGATTTTCATACAAAAACTCAAATGCAGAACTCCTGGGAAGTCCACTTCAATtttctggccaatcacacaatAGTTGTCGGACaccacacaataataataataaaaaagttctGCCCAAATATCTCCCAAACGAGGGCAGCAAGACAATAATGACGTCATTCTTTTTCTAGAAGCCCTGGGAGagagaacacatttctctgttcttgcgTACAGGCcttaagatgtgtgtgtgtgtgtgtgaaagctgtTCATGTTGTTGCCTGTTCTGGCACTAATTACATTTAAGTTCTGTAAAGCCTCCGTGGACATTACACAACAGCAGGGACGGATAAAGAGTATGACGTCATTAAAAGGTGACATTAAAAGGTGACTGAGATGGGTTACTACACTGTGACTCAGTAAAGCCTCCAAAGcgtttgtttcacattttccaACAATAACCCACAGAATATGCATATTGTGTAAAGTTGTTGGAGTGAActggaattaaattaaatgtgtccGAGTGCCTCACCTGTGTCGAGGTAGGTAGTTGTTTATCATGGTGCGTCCTATGTCCATGGTGTTTGCCCCCTCGCTGACGATGATGCAGTCACGTGGCAGCAGCTGGGAGACGTGGTGAAACACCGTGTAGTAATTCATGGGCATCGTTGACTGAAGAGCAAGTGCCTGAGGAGAAATGAACGATTACAATATGATACGCCACATTTAAGTGTATACATATGAATACAGGAAGTGTATATTCTAGGCATTCAGATGAGAGTCACCTTTGATATTTTTGCATTAGCGACAATTTTGTCCTTTAGTGTGCTCCACCACTCTGTATCGGGGGGATATTTCCAGACATCTTTACGAACACACGTCAGAAGctgaaggaaaaaacaaaacaaaacaatttccagTGTCTAAGATATGGATTCAATTATTTCCAATTTGGGTTTAAAGGAATattaaacagatttttttttttaatgtacaataacctgaatgtatgaattatttttattatgaaagTATGTGTCCTTGTTTCTTTaaggacaaactaaacaccATTTGAATTTCACCTATATGTTTGAGGGaaagggtgaggtgagagatTTCCAGCTGCAACATGAACTCTCAACAATAGATGTTgttaaatcctacacactgtacctttaaaacacatctttacAGAACACTGGGATCTTAGGACAAAGAGTGAAATGAACTAATGATGGGGGAAATTGGCTACAGACTGAGTTGCAGTTAATGTACCTGAATGACAATAGCATTGATGTCTCCTAGGAGAGCAACAGCAGGCCTAACATTGTTTCCCATCTCCTCAGCACAAAGGTCAACCTGCAAACAGAGCACTTTTTCTTAATGAAGTTATCATAGCAGAGCATTTGCTGCAGCAGGGAAACACTAAAGCAGATCACAACAGTATTTGCTCCAAGCCTGATGATCAAATTGACCATTAGGTTTAGAGCACCTGAACATTTGACTCACTCATTTACATACCTGGATGACTTTGACCTCAGGGTCAAATCTTGGTGGCAGACCAAAATGCAGAATCCAATTGAGTCTGGCTCCAAGCAGAAGTACGACATCAGCCTGGAGAAGAGCTCTTAGTAACAGAGACAGTGTGGTTTACATATAACAACGTATTACAGTTCAATACTCTAATCTATACATTTTAACAATTACATCACATTTATGTTTTCAGATTGATATGTCTTTTACGAAcctcatgtttttattaatatttagtcTTTGCTTGTTTAACTTTGAATGAGCTTACTGTAAGTCAATCTTTTGTTCAAGTATCAgccaaaaataatgacattaaaatattgtttttcatcagatttaacagataaaaactgttttaagCATACTTCTTGGTTGGGCCACTAATGGATtcgttttttaattttatttctccACATTCTTGGTGCAGGGAAAAGCTGAAATGGTGTCTCACCTTGAGCGGGCAGCAGCCACACAGTTGGGGTGATCATCAGGCAGCACTCCTTTACCCATCGGGGTGGGCAGGAAAGGTAAACCAGTCATTTCCACAAACCCCTTAAGAGCAATTTCTGCTTGACCATAAGCTGCTCCTGTTGCACACAACAAAACTTATTTCATGATACAAATAATCTGATTTACTGGTGATGGAGGAAAGTCTGGGTTTCTGCCAACTCCCTCTATGATAGTCAATGTTTCTTTTGACATTACCTTTGCCAATTACGACTAAGGGTCTTTTAGCCGCTTTCAAGACAGAAATGGCCTCAGTGATTGCACTGTGGTCGGCCAAACTCACTGGAGGAGGTGGACAAC
The sequence above is a segment of the Solea solea chromosome 13, fSolSol10.1, whole genome shotgun sequence genome. Coding sequences within it:
- the colq gene encoding acetylcholinesterase collagenic tail peptide; translated protein: MTLLTLGLYLPLWFCYGLAQSSFVDSFISVPAALRSQEQQKRFNPCCLLSPPPPPLFPPPPSLWCRHTHNDSNPNDGAESKRGNENKGSPCVQGPAGPAGLPGPQGPPGLPGIGGPKGEKGEIGRPGQKGRTGPQGLPGKQGPAGWPGPSGPKGEKGDSGLMGLPGARGPIGPRGLPGYKGEKGSRGDRGDSGVKGDKGAMGFPGMLGQKGELGPKGEPGISGNRGPTGRPGKRGKQGMKGDTGSVGPMGPAGPQGTQGHPGPPGSPATGVYMVGTKGARGPPGPPGKCNCGPVSGFPFDDYSAKGNYPKVPAIFVVSNEEELERLHIDNALAFRKDQRSLYFKDIDGWLPIQTFPFQLTPFQSMENAPDDEGYCGDGIVQVSRGEQCDDRNRVVTDGCVKCKHAYCGDGYRYEGAEECDGKDFGYQTCNSYLPGSYGQLKCTPYCVIDSTNCKYFT
- the hacl1 gene encoding 2-hydroxyacyl-CoA lyase 1; this translates as MEDVTGAQLIAESLKAQNVEYMFGIVGVPVIEVAMAAQAAGIKYVGMRNEQAACYAASAIGYLTGRPGACLVVSGPGLIHALGGMANANMNCWPVVVIGGSSDRNQETAGAFQEFPQVEACRLYSKFSARPSSLAAIPSVIEKAVRTSMYGRPGACYVDIAGDMVNAKVERSTVRLVSCCPPPPVSLADHSAITEAISVLKAAKRPLVVIGKGAAYGQAEIALKGFVEMTGLPFLPTPMGKGVLPDDHPNCVAAARSRALLQADVVLLLGARLNWILHFGLPPRFDPEVKVIQVDLCAEEMGNNVRPAVALLGDINAIVIQLLTCVRKDVWKYPPDTEWWSTLKDKIVANAKISKALALQSTMPMNYYTVFHHVSQLLPRDCIIVSEGANTMDIGRTMINNYLPRHRLDAGTFGTMGVGLGFAIAAAALERSEKKGTRIVCVEGDSAFGFSGMEVETMCRYNLPVVIIVVNNNGIYSGVDPETWKEMAKMGDLTSIAPPVTLLPEARYDEIMTAFGGRGFLVRTVQELRSALHVSLNDWERPSLLNVLIDPSSDRKQQEFPWLTRANL